Proteins from one Malaya genurostris strain Urasoe2022 chromosome 2, Malgen_1.1, whole genome shotgun sequence genomic window:
- the LOC131428427 gene encoding uncharacterized protein LOC131428427, whose product MNSIAIVMTLALAVLSQAEFSPEQQMIMDAFIGKCSEESDKQLDGDILVLYKYNGTYFPDDESSKKFVACTLMEIDALVDGEIQQENYINFLSEGHDFPSLAGITDICARVDGDTNVDKGYNFYKCVWAAKDFDL is encoded by the exons ATGAACTCCATTGCAATTGTGATGACGTTGGCACTAGCAGTTTTGTCTCAG GCAGAGTTTTCGCCAGAACAGCAAATGATAATGGATGCATTCATTGGAAAATGTTCTGAAGAATCCGATAAGCAGTTAGACGGTGATATATTAGTACTATATAAATACAATGGAACCTATTTCCCGGACGATGAAAGCTCTAAG aaatttgtcGCTTGTACTCTAATGGAGATCGATGCGTTGGTTGATGGTGAAATTCAACAGGAAAACTATATCAACTTTCTTTCCGAGGGTCACGACTTCCCGTCCCTAGCAGGCATTACCGATATATGCGCCAGAGTAGACGGAGATACCAACGTCGATAAAGGGTACAACTTTTACAAGTGTGTCTGGGCTGCCAAGGACTTTGACCTGTAA